In Geotalea uraniireducens, the genomic window CATCCATGGAGAGCGGAGTCGGCACCACCAGCATCTTGTTCTCGGAGATCTTCCGGGCCAGCTCGCGATATTCGTTGGCCTGTTTGTGATCAGGAGAGTACTCGATGACCGTCATCCGCCGCAGCTCGGCCCGCTGAACCTGATTGTCGCGGGGAACGAAGTGGATCATCTGGGTGCCGAGTTTGGCCGCCAGCGCCTCGATCAGCTCATCCTCACGGTCGGTATTACGGGAGTTGCAGATCAGCCCGCCGAGCCGCACCTTGCCCGAGGAAGCATATTTGAGAATACCTTTGGCGATGTTGTTGGCAGCGTACATGGCCATCATCTCGCCGGAGCAGACGATATAAATCTCTTCCGCCTTGTTCTCCCGGATCGGCATGGCGAACCCGCCGCAGACGACGTCGCCAAGAACGTCGTAGAAGACGAAATCGAGATCAGGGGTATAGGCACCGTTCTCTTCGAGGAAGTTGATGGCGGTGATGACGCCGCGGCCGGCGCAGCCAACCCCCGGCTCCGGGCCACCGGATTCGACACACTTGACGTCACCAAAACCAACCTTCATGACATCACTCAGTTCCAGGTCCTCAACCGTGCCGAGTTCACGAACCATATCCATAACCGTCGCCTGCGCTTTGGCGTGGAGGATCAGCCGGGTGGAGTCGGCCTTCGGGTCGCAGCCGACGATCATCACTTTTTTGCCGATGGATGCCAGACCTGCCACCGTGTTCTGGGTTGTTGTCGATTTGCCGATGCCGCCTTTGCCGTAAATTGCGATCTGTCTCATGATACGTCTCCTTTCGTCCACCAATCCGTGGACTGCAAGTGAATGTTCGGGGCAAACAAAAAGGCGCCCCATGCTTTTAATGGTGGCGCCTTTGCCTATTTGTGATCGACGAATACTTCAGCGTATTCTTTATTCGGTTTGTTTTGTTTTTCCTTATAGCATCGATTGTGCCAATCAAAAAATCTCGTTATTTCAACGTATTTTCAACCAGCACCCAATCTCTTCAGCCTCATTCTCTTGCATCTGCCAACTTTTTAAGCAAAATTCGTAACCACCTTGCTTTGTCTCTGCCCTATCAACCAACAACCCAAAATCTGCCTAAAAAATAACAAGGGTTCCCTATGCCTCGGTCAGCAAGATCGCCTCGGCGATCTGGCGCATGCTTTTCCGTTTGTCCATTGCCAGCTTCTGCATCTTGCGGAACGCCTCGGGTTCTGACAGACCCTGGTTTTTCATGAGCACACCTTTCGCCTTCTCGATAATCTTCCGGCTTTCAAGCGTTTCTTTCAGATCGTCGATCTGCTCTTTCAGGATCTCAACCTCTTCGGCATGGGCGCAAGCCAACTCGATAGCCGGCCACAAGTCATGCTCGCGGAACGGTTTGGCCAGAAAGCCGCTGATCCCGCTCTCCTTGGCCCGCTGTACCGTGTCGGGATCGCAGCACGCCGTCAGCAGGATGATCGGAATCTTCAGCTTGCTCCTGATCTCCCGGGCAGCGGTCATCCCATCTTTCTTCGGCATCGAAACATCGAGGATTGCAATATCCGGGAGCCTGTCCAACGCCAGCTGGACCGCCTGTTCGCCATCACTGCATTCCACAATTTCAGCAAAACCGAGTTCGAGGAGCTTATTTTTTAAGCTCATCCGGATAATCGGCTCATCATCGCACACCAGAGCAATTCTCAATGAAATCACCACCTTGAATCGAATTTTAATCCGCACCGCAACAACTTACCATTGGATAGAGCATAAAGCGTTCCAAGAGTTCGGAATTCCACCGGACGGTGCTCTTTGTCCTTGACCGGCAGGACAGGAAATGTATAGTTGACCTTGCAGCCGGTCCGGGCTTCCCCGCCCACCACTGGCTGCCGGCATTGCCACTCATCACATCTGCCGGAGGGACGTTGATGAAAAAACCGTTGATCCTGGTCCCCGTGCTGCTGTTGGTAGCAACAGCCGGCTATTTCCTGACCCGGCACAACACTCCGGCCGCCGGCACGATCAAAGTCTCGGGCAATATCGAAGTGACCGAGGTGCAGGTGAGCTTCAAGATCCCCGGCCGGATACGGGAACGACTCGTGGATGAAGGGGAAGATGTCAAGGCCGGACAGACGGTGGCACTGCTCGACGACGAAGATTATCGGCTGGAGGTAGCGCAGCGGCAGCAGGAAGTGGCTGCCTTCGCCGCCCAGCTGCGGGAGCTGGCCACCGGTTACCGCAAAGAGGATATTGCCCGGGCCGATGCCGCCGTCAGAGGAGCGCAGGCGGAAGCGGAGCGCCGGCAACTCGATTTCACTCGCCAGCAAGAACTCTATCGCCGCGAAGTCATTCCCAAGCGCGATTTCGACACCGCCAAGGCCAGCTATGAAACGACCCAGGCTACCCTGCGCGAGGCGCTCGCCCAGCAACAGCTGCTGCACCGCGGCCCCCGCCAGGAGCAGATCGATGCCGCCAGAGCCCGGATGAAGCAGGCGGAAGAAGCGCTAGCCCTGGCCCGCACCAGGCTCGGCTATACGACGCTCACCGCGCCGCTCGCCGGCCTGGTCCTGGCAAAACACGCCGAAGCAGGCGAGCAGGTAGTGGCGGGCACGCCGGTCATTACTGTCGGCGACGTCCGTAACACCTGGATCAGGGCCTACATCAACGAAACCGATTTGGGGCGGGTCAAGGTAGGCCAGCATGCCCGGATCAGAACTGATACCTACCCGAACAAGGTCTATGACGGGACCGTTTCCTTCATCGCCCAGGACGCCGAATTCACCCCCAAGAACGTGCAAACCGAAAAGGAACGGGTCAAGCTCGTCTACCGGATCAAGATCACCGTACCTAACCCCAACCGGGAACTGAAGCCGGGAATGCCGGCCGATGCGGAAATCATCATCGGCGAGTCGAACTAGTCGGCCAAGCGGGGAAACTCCGCCCGCCGCCGGCAACATGCTGCCATGGACGCCATTCGCACCGAC contains:
- the nifH gene encoding nitrogenase iron protein; this translates as MRQIAIYGKGGIGKSTTTQNTVAGLASIGKKVMIVGCDPKADSTRLILHAKAQATVMDMVRELGTVEDLELSDVMKVGFGDVKCVESGGPEPGVGCAGRGVITAINFLEENGAYTPDLDFVFYDVLGDVVCGGFAMPIRENKAEEIYIVCSGEMMAMYAANNIAKGILKYASSGKVRLGGLICNSRNTDREDELIEALAAKLGTQMIHFVPRDNQVQRAELRRMTVIEYSPDHKQANEYRELARKISENKMLVVPTPLSMDELEELLMEFGIMEADDESVVGVAEAAAK
- a CDS encoding ANTAR domain-containing response regulator; this translates as MRIKIRFKVVISLRIALVCDDEPIIRMSLKNKLLELGFAEIVECSDGEQAVQLALDRLPDIAILDVSMPKKDGMTAAREIRSKLKIPIILLTACCDPDTVQRAKESGISGFLAKPFREHDLWPAIELACAHAEEVEILKEQIDDLKETLESRKIIEKAKGVLMKNQGLSEPEAFRKMQKLAMDKRKSMRQIAEAILLTEA
- a CDS encoding efflux RND transporter periplasmic adaptor subunit; protein product: MKKPLILVPVLLLVATAGYFLTRHNTPAAGTIKVSGNIEVTEVQVSFKIPGRIRERLVDEGEDVKAGQTVALLDDEDYRLEVAQRQQEVAAFAAQLRELATGYRKEDIARADAAVRGAQAEAERRQLDFTRQQELYRREVIPKRDFDTAKASYETTQATLREALAQQQLLHRGPRQEQIDAARARMKQAEEALALARTRLGYTTLTAPLAGLVLAKHAEAGEQVVAGTPVITVGDVRNTWIRAYINETDLGRVKVGQHARIRTDTYPNKVYDGTVSFIAQDAEFTPKNVQTEKERVKLVYRIKITVPNPNRELKPGMPADAEIIIGESN